The following coding sequences lie in one Maribacter forsetii DSM 18668 genomic window:
- a CDS encoding ABC1 kinase family protein, with the protein MKTLDKIPTGKIERASKLVKTGAKIGGNYAKYLGKKIINPDTTKDELNEDNAADIYDGLKSLKGSALKVAQMLSMEKNLLPNAYVEKFSLSQFSVPPLSAPLVRKTFKKYLDKYPEEVFDTFDKDSINAASIGQVHKATKDGKNLAVKIQYPGVAQSISSDLAIVKPIAIRMFNLQGKDSDKYFREVENKLVEETDYILEVAQSKEITEACSVIPNINFPKYYTELSSSRIITMDWMSGKHLSEFTKTDFSQATGDKLGQALWDFYMFQIHGLRKVHADPHPGNFMVNDNEELIAIDFGCIKEVPDSFYVPYFELARPEVISNDEKFTEKLYELEILMPNDTPEEILFFKSIFHQLLSLFTSPFHNEDFDFGDEVFWSEIAALGEQFSSDKQIRKMNGNRGSKHFLYMNRTFFGLYNLLHDLKSNIKVNDYQKYLSL; encoded by the coding sequence TTGAAAACACTTGATAAAATACCTACCGGAAAAATAGAGCGTGCAAGTAAGCTGGTGAAAACCGGAGCTAAGATTGGTGGTAATTATGCCAAGTATTTGGGTAAGAAAATCATAAATCCGGACACGACTAAAGACGAGTTGAACGAAGATAATGCCGCAGATATATATGACGGCTTAAAATCATTGAAGGGTAGTGCGCTTAAGGTTGCCCAGATGTTGAGTATGGAGAAAAATTTACTGCCTAATGCTTATGTAGAGAAGTTTTCACTTTCACAATTTTCAGTTCCCCCTTTATCTGCACCTTTGGTTAGAAAGACTTTTAAGAAGTATTTAGATAAGTATCCAGAAGAAGTTTTTGATACATTCGATAAAGATTCAATAAATGCCGCTAGTATAGGTCAGGTGCATAAAGCAACCAAAGACGGTAAAAATTTAGCGGTAAAAATTCAGTATCCAGGTGTAGCACAAAGTATAAGCAGCGATTTGGCGATTGTAAAGCCTATTGCTATCCGTATGTTCAATCTTCAAGGCAAAGATTCAGATAAATATTTTAGGGAAGTTGAAAATAAACTGGTTGAAGAGACAGATTATATTTTAGAAGTAGCACAAAGTAAAGAGATTACCGAAGCCTGTTCGGTAATACCGAATATCAATTTTCCAAAATATTATACAGAACTATCTAGTTCACGTATAATTACAATGGATTGGATGTCCGGTAAACATTTGAGTGAATTTACAAAAACTGATTTTTCTCAGGCAACAGGAGATAAGTTAGGTCAGGCATTGTGGGATTTCTATATGTTTCAAATTCACGGATTAAGAAAAGTACATGCAGATCCGCACCCAGGTAATTTTATGGTGAATGATAATGAAGAGCTTATTGCAATTGATTTTGGTTGCATTAAGGAAGTGCCAGATTCTTTTTATGTACCGTATTTTGAACTGGCAAGACCAGAGGTGATATCAAATGATGAAAAGTTTACAGAAAAGTTATACGAGCTTGAAATATTGATGCCTAATGATACTCCAGAAGAAATATTATTTTTTAAATCGATATTTCATCAATTGCTAAGTTTATTTACATCACCATTTCACAATGAAGATTTTGATTTTGGCGATGAGGTTTTTTGGAGTGAAATAGCGGCGTTAGGTGAACAATTCTCTTCTGATAAGCAAATTAGAAAAATGAATGGAAATAGAGGTTCAAAGCACTTTTTGTATATGAACCGTACCTTCTTTGGTCTTTACAATCTTCTTCATGATTTAAAATCAAATATTAAAGTAAACGACTACCAGAAATATTTGAGTTTGTAA
- a CDS encoding TetR family transcriptional regulator C-terminal domain-containing protein, with protein MPAKAKKVTKEMIITMFMDYVLENEKLPKTVYKFCKVNAIEESAFYLHFGSIDAIKKSIWNTFYTNTVSVIEKNKEYQDFTNREKMLTFFYTFFEVLTLNRSYILFIMDSASGPFKNMEQLKGLRKNIKEFSKGLIADGNADKNLKITKHNPQLFSEGAWLQTMFLMNFWKSDDSAAFEKTDIAIEKSVNTIFDVFDNTPLENILDFGKFLYKETFA; from the coding sequence ATGCCTGCAAAAGCCAAAAAAGTAACAAAAGAGATGATTATAACAATGTTTATGGACTACGTTTTAGAAAACGAGAAGTTGCCCAAAACAGTCTACAAATTTTGTAAAGTAAATGCTATTGAAGAATCAGCTTTTTATCTTCATTTTGGATCAATAGATGCCATCAAGAAAAGTATTTGGAATACTTTTTACACAAACACAGTTAGTGTAATAGAGAAAAATAAAGAGTATCAGGATTTTACCAATAGAGAAAAGATGCTTACGTTTTTCTATACCTTTTTTGAAGTACTGACATTGAATAGAAGCTATATTTTATTTATAATGGATAGTGCTTCTGGTCCGTTCAAAAATATGGAGCAATTAAAAGGACTAAGAAAAAATATTAAGGAATTTTCTAAAGGCTTGATTGCAGATGGCAATGCAGACAAGAATTTAAAAATTACGAAACACAACCCGCAATTATTTTCAGAAGGGGCATGGTTACAGACCATGTTTTTAATGAATTTTTGGAAATCGGATGATTCTGCCGCATTTGAAAAAACAGATATAGCTATTGAAAAATCTGTAAACACCATTTTCGATGTGTTCGATAATACGCCATTAGAGAATATTCTTGACTTCGGGAAATTTCTTTATAAGGAAACCTTTGCCTAA
- the htpG gene encoding molecular chaperone HtpG, protein MATGKINVSVDNIFPLIKKFLYSDHEIFLRELISNATDATLKMKHLTTIGEAKVEYGNPIIEVKADKEGKKLHIIDQGLGMTEEEVKKYINEVAFSGAEEFLNKYEDSAKDSGIIGHFGLGFYSAFMVAHKVEIITKSFKDEPAVHWSCDGSPEFIMEPAEKETRGTEIILHIADDSTEFLEDGKINELLTKYNKFMPIPIKFGMKTETLPKPEGAKEEDPAPTQEVDNIINNPNPAWTKQPADLKPEDYKSFYRELYPMQFEEPLFHIHLNVDYPFNLTGILYFPKLSNDLNQQKDRIQLYQNQVFVTDNVEGIVPEFLTMLRGVIDSPDIPLNVSRSYLQADGAVKKISSYITRKVADKMNSLFKNDRAEFEAKWNDIKIVIEYGMLSEDKFFDKADKFALYPTVDGSYFTFEELQEKIKDTQTDKDGKTVILYASDKEAQHSYIETAKAKGYEVLLLDSPIIGHLMQKLESSKENISFARVDADHIDKLIQKEETQISKLSEEEKETLKKELEEAITDKSFTVQLEAMDSDSSPFTITEPEFMRRMKEMQQTGGGGGMFGMGSMPDMYNLIVNTNHPLVSEFLNTKTAKKKERLINQSLDLAKLSKGLLKGKALTDFIKRSYEMVK, encoded by the coding sequence ATGGCAACAGGTAAAATTAATGTGTCCGTAGACAACATTTTTCCACTGATCAAGAAGTTCTTGTACAGTGATCACGAAATTTTTCTAAGAGAATTAATTTCAAATGCAACAGATGCAACCTTAAAAATGAAGCACTTGACCACAATTGGCGAGGCAAAGGTTGAATATGGCAACCCTATTATAGAGGTTAAAGCAGACAAAGAAGGCAAAAAACTACATATCATTGACCAAGGTCTTGGTATGACAGAAGAAGAAGTAAAGAAATATATTAACGAGGTAGCTTTCTCTGGTGCTGAAGAGTTCTTGAACAAGTATGAGGACTCTGCTAAAGATTCAGGAATTATTGGTCATTTTGGACTTGGATTCTATTCTGCATTTATGGTTGCCCATAAAGTTGAGATTATCACTAAGAGTTTTAAAGATGAGCCAGCGGTTCATTGGTCATGTGACGGTTCTCCAGAATTTATCATGGAACCAGCTGAAAAAGAAACGCGTGGTACGGAAATCATTCTTCATATCGCAGATGATTCTACCGAGTTTTTAGAAGATGGTAAAATAAACGAGCTTTTAACAAAGTATAATAAGTTCATGCCTATTCCGATCAAATTTGGAATGAAGACTGAAACTTTACCAAAACCTGAAGGTGCAAAAGAAGAAGATCCTGCGCCAACGCAAGAGGTTGACAATATCATTAACAACCCTAACCCAGCATGGACAAAGCAACCTGCAGATTTAAAGCCGGAAGACTATAAAAGTTTTTACAGAGAGCTCTACCCAATGCAATTTGAGGAGCCTTTGTTTCATATTCATTTAAATGTAGATTATCCTTTTAACCTTACGGGTATTTTATATTTCCCAAAACTCTCTAACGATTTAAATCAGCAGAAAGATAGAATTCAACTATACCAAAACCAGGTATTCGTTACTGATAACGTTGAAGGTATCGTTCCTGAATTCTTGACCATGTTACGCGGTGTTATTGATTCTCCAGATATTCCGCTAAACGTATCTCGTTCGTATTTACAGGCTGATGGTGCAGTGAAGAAAATATCTTCTTACATCACTAGAAAGGTGGCTGATAAAATGAACTCGCTGTTCAAAAATGATCGTGCCGAGTTTGAAGCAAAATGGAACGATATTAAAATCGTTATTGAATACGGAATGCTTTCTGAAGATAAGTTCTTTGACAAAGCAGATAAGTTTGCACTTTACCCAACGGTAGATGGTTCTTACTTTACGTTTGAAGAGTTACAAGAGAAAATAAAAGATACACAGACAGATAAAGACGGAAAAACAGTTATTCTTTACGCATCTGACAAAGAAGCACAACACAGTTATATTGAAACTGCAAAGGCAAAAGGTTACGAAGTGTTGTTATTAGATTCGCCAATCATCGGTCACTTAATGCAGAAGCTAGAAAGCTCTAAAGAGAATATTTCTTTTGCTCGTGTAGATGCCGATCATATTGACAAATTGATTCAAAAGGAAGAAACTCAAATCTCTAAATTATCTGAAGAAGAAAAAGAAACCTTGAAGAAAGAATTGGAAGAAGCTATTACTGATAAAAGCTTTACAGTTCAATTAGAAGCTATGGATAGCGATTCTTCTCCGTTCACTATTACAGAGCCTGAGTTTATGCGTCGTATGAAAGAAATGCAACAGACTGGCGGTGGCGGTGGTATGTTTGGTATGGGTTCTATGCCAGACATGTACAACCTAATCGTTAATACGAATCACCCATTGGTTAGCGAGTTTTTAAATACAAAGACAGCGAAGAAAAAAGAGCGATTGATCAATCAGTCACTAGACTTAGCGAAGTTATCTAAAGGTTTACTTAAAGGTAAAGCTTTAACAGATTTCATTAAGCGTAGCTACGAGATGGTAAAGTAA
- a CDS encoding MOSC domain-containing protein produces MKVISTNIGDAVTFEWNGATEQTGIFKYPTSKSLFLTKNDVKDDTIIDRVHHGGTNKACYLFSADYYGYWKNLYPDLEWDWGMFGENLTVEGLDESKIRVGDIYKLGKALVQVSQPREPCYKLGIRFGTQKILKEFITHNHPGTYVKILEEGLVAAGDEMILVEQSRNTFTSQQFYELMFAKEKSKDLLELFMTNESVPQYKKDRFKKYL; encoded by the coding sequence ATGAAGGTGATTTCAACGAACATAGGAGATGCAGTAACTTTTGAATGGAACGGCGCCACAGAGCAAACCGGTATCTTCAAATACCCAACTTCTAAAAGTTTATTTCTAACTAAAAATGACGTTAAAGATGACACTATAATAGACCGTGTTCACCATGGTGGCACCAACAAAGCATGCTATCTTTTCTCTGCCGACTATTATGGTTATTGGAAAAATCTTTACCCAGATTTAGAATGGGATTGGGGCATGTTCGGTGAAAACTTAACCGTAGAAGGTCTAGATGAATCTAAAATTCGCGTCGGCGATATTTATAAACTCGGTAAAGCGCTCGTACAAGTTTCTCAGCCACGTGAACCTTGTTATAAACTAGGCATCCGTTTTGGCACGCAAAAAATACTTAAAGAATTTATTACCCATAATCATCCAGGTACCTATGTAAAAATACTAGAAGAAGGTCTTGTAGCTGCCGGTGATGAAATGATATTAGTGGAACAATCTAGAAATACATTTACCTCTCAACAATTTTATGAATTGATGTTCGCAAAAGAAAAATCTAAAGATTTGCTGGAACTGTTCATGACCAACGAGTCTGTACCGCAATACAAAAAGGACAGGTTCAAGAAATACCTATAA
- a CDS encoding DUF885 domain-containing protein: protein MKKLVILLALTIGLHTQAQLRTNGEVSTNPTVHNIGFMTLLAHYYDDGLKLNPLNATFQGDNRYNDTLPNFLSDSYKKELVNYYQNYLEKAEKFDNAQLSESELMSKSILKWECEVNLEGLAFEQYTPIDQMWSMNLMIGQLAGGSSAQPFKTTEDYVNWSKRLEDYEVWLHSAKSKMQEGIKFKNVLPKSLIKKVLPQLASVANTELVDNLFYSPIKNFPADFSDSDKQRLTEVYTAVITNKIIPAYKELHDFMATEYLNAGRETSGIQRIPNGDEFYAHQIKLYTTTNMTASEIHEIGLKEVARISAEMEAVKKQVGFNGDLKAFFNEVRNKKELMPFKDPQEVIDNFNDIHKRMMPKVNALFSKQPKTPFEVRRTEAFREASASAEYNPGSLDGTRPGIFYVPIPDVTSYNTYSDEDLFLHEAIPGHHFQISLTQENENLPEFRKTLWYSAYGEGWALYTESLGKELGLYTDPYQYFGMLGAEMHRAVRLVVDTGLHSKGWSREMAIKYSLDNEAESEASITSEIERYMANPGQALSYKIGQLKIMELRAKAEANLGKDFDIKVFHEKVLEVGCVPLALLEEKIMNWISANTKA from the coding sequence ATGAAAAAATTAGTTATACTACTTGCCCTAACTATTGGGCTACATACACAAGCGCAACTAAGAACGAACGGCGAAGTTTCTACCAACCCCACCGTACATAATATTGGCTTCATGACCCTATTGGCTCACTATTATGATGACGGATTAAAATTGAATCCGTTAAACGCTACTTTTCAAGGTGATAATAGATACAATGATACTTTACCAAATTTTCTTTCTGATAGCTATAAGAAAGAATTAGTCAACTATTACCAAAACTATTTAGAAAAAGCGGAAAAATTTGACAATGCGCAACTTTCTGAAAGTGAGCTAATGTCCAAATCTATATTAAAATGGGAATGTGAAGTAAATTTAGAGGGACTGGCTTTTGAGCAGTACACTCCAATAGACCAAATGTGGTCCATGAATTTAATGATAGGGCAATTAGCTGGTGGCTCAAGTGCACAACCATTTAAAACAACAGAAGACTATGTAAACTGGAGCAAGCGTTTAGAAGACTACGAGGTTTGGTTACATTCTGCCAAATCTAAAATGCAAGAAGGTATCAAATTTAAAAACGTATTACCTAAATCGCTTATCAAAAAAGTATTACCGCAACTTGCAAGTGTTGCTAATACTGAACTTGTAGACAACTTGTTCTACAGTCCGATCAAAAACTTCCCTGCAGATTTTTCCGACTCAGATAAACAACGATTAACCGAAGTTTATACAGCTGTGATTACCAATAAAATAATTCCTGCATACAAAGAACTTCATGATTTTATGGCTACCGAATATTTAAATGCAGGTAGAGAAACTAGTGGTATACAACGAATACCAAATGGCGATGAATTTTATGCACATCAAATAAAATTGTACACTACAACTAATATGACTGCTTCAGAAATCCATGAAATTGGATTAAAAGAAGTAGCTAGAATTAGCGCTGAAATGGAAGCTGTTAAAAAGCAAGTTGGTTTTAATGGTGACCTAAAAGCGTTCTTTAATGAAGTTCGTAACAAAAAGGAACTGATGCCCTTTAAAGACCCACAAGAGGTTATCGATAATTTCAATGACATCCACAAAAGAATGATGCCTAAGGTAAATGCTTTATTTAGCAAACAACCTAAAACTCCTTTTGAGGTAAGACGTACAGAGGCTTTTAGAGAAGCTTCCGCTAGTGCAGAATACAACCCTGGTTCTTTAGATGGTACCAGACCTGGAATATTTTATGTTCCTATACCAGACGTTACCTCTTACAACACGTATTCAGATGAAGATTTATTCTTGCACGAGGCTATACCGGGTCACCATTTTCAAATTTCACTTACTCAAGAAAATGAAAACTTACCTGAATTCAGAAAGACACTTTGGTATAGCGCCTACGGTGAAGGTTGGGCCTTATATACCGAATCTTTAGGTAAAGAGCTAGGTTTGTACACTGACCCATACCAATATTTTGGAATGTTAGGTGCAGAAATGCACCGTGCAGTTCGTTTGGTTGTAGATACAGGTTTACATTCTAAAGGATGGTCTAGAGAAATGGCAATTAAATATTCTTTAGATAACGAAGCAGAATCAGAGGCTAGTATTACTTCTGAAATAGAACGATATATGGCAAATCCTGGTCAGGCACTATCCTATAAAATAGGTCAGCTAAAAATCATGGAACTTCGTGCTAAAGCTGAAGCTAATCTTGGTAAAGATTTTGACATTAAAGTATTTCATGAGAAAGTTTTAGAAGTAGGTTGCGTACCGTTAGCCTTACTTGAAGAAAAAATTATGAATTGGATTTCCGCAAACACCAAAGCTTAA
- a CDS encoding DoxX family protein — MTYPWHLYLMGAIYIFAGFMHFIKPKIYLRIMPRYLPAHKALVLLSGVAEIVLGIGLFFKETKNFSIYGIIAMLAVFLLVHFYMLSSEKASAGLPKWALLLRLPIQFALMYWAFMYLNL, encoded by the coding sequence ATGACTTATCCGTGGCACTTATATCTAATGGGCGCAATCTATATTTTTGCGGGTTTTATGCATTTTATAAAACCTAAGATATATCTTAGAATTATGCCACGCTACTTACCTGCTCACAAAGCTTTGGTTCTGCTAAGCGGTGTAGCAGAGATTGTTTTGGGTATTGGTCTATTTTTTAAAGAGACTAAAAACTTTTCAATTTATGGCATTATTGCTATGCTTGCCGTATTCTTATTGGTACACTTTTATATGTTGTCTAGCGAAAAGGCAAGTGCAGGATTACCAAAGTGGGCACTTTTACTGAGATTGCCAATACAATTTGCTTTAATGTATTGGGCTTTTATGTACTTAAATTTATAG